The following coding sequences are from one Streptomyces sp. NBC_01232 window:
- the rimO gene encoding 30S ribosomal protein S12 methylthiotransferase RimO yields MPERRTVALVTLGCARNEVDSEELAGRLAADGWELVEDAADADVAVVNTCGFVEAAKKDSVDALLEANDLKDHGKTQAVVAVGCMAERYGKELAEALPEADGVLGFDDYADISDRLQTILNGGIHASHTPRDRRKLLPISPADRQATEVSLPGHAQSAPAEEPTEAPADLPDGLAPASGPRAPLRRRLDKSPVASVKLASGCDRRCSFCAIPSFRGSFISRRPSDVLGETRWLAEQGVKEIMLVSENNTSYGKDLGDIRLLETLLPELAEVDGIERVRVSYLQPAEMRPGLIDVLTSTPKVVPYFDLSFQHSAPDVLRSMRRFGDTDRFLELLDTIRSKAPTAGVRSNFIVGFPGEKESDFAELERFLTHARLDAIGVFGYSDEDGTEAVTYENKLDEDTIAERLAHMQRLAEELTSQRAEERIGETLEVLVETVEAVDEDGEGAYGRAAHQAPETDGQVVFTDSTGLVPGRIVTAKVVGTLGVDLVAEPLGMDLEEAAG; encoded by the coding sequence ATGCCCGAACGCCGTACCGTCGCCCTTGTCACTCTTGGCTGCGCCCGTAACGAGGTGGACTCGGAGGAGCTCGCAGGCCGCTTGGCGGCGGATGGCTGGGAGCTCGTCGAGGACGCCGCCGATGCGGACGTAGCCGTCGTCAACACCTGCGGCTTCGTCGAAGCCGCCAAAAAGGACTCCGTAGACGCCCTCCTGGAAGCCAACGATCTCAAGGATCACGGCAAGACCCAGGCCGTCGTCGCCGTCGGCTGTATGGCCGAGCGCTACGGCAAGGAACTCGCCGAAGCGCTCCCCGAGGCCGACGGAGTCCTCGGTTTCGACGACTACGCCGACATCTCCGACCGCCTCCAGACCATCCTCAACGGCGGCATCCACGCCTCCCACACCCCGCGTGACCGGCGCAAGCTGCTGCCGATCAGCCCGGCCGACCGCCAGGCCACCGAGGTCTCCCTGCCGGGCCACGCCCAGTCGGCGCCCGCCGAGGAGCCGACCGAGGCCCCCGCCGACCTGCCGGACGGGCTCGCGCCCGCCTCGGGGCCGCGCGCGCCCCTGCGCCGCCGCCTGGACAAGAGCCCCGTCGCCTCGGTGAAGCTCGCCTCCGGCTGCGACCGGCGCTGCTCCTTCTGCGCCATCCCGTCCTTCCGCGGCTCCTTCATCTCGCGCCGCCCCAGCGACGTGCTGGGCGAGACCCGCTGGCTGGCCGAGCAGGGCGTCAAGGAGATCATGCTGGTCTCCGAGAACAACACCTCGTACGGCAAGGACCTGGGCGACATCCGGCTGCTGGAGACCCTCCTGCCGGAGCTGGCCGAGGTGGACGGCATCGAGCGCGTCCGCGTCAGCTACCTGCAGCCCGCCGAGATGCGGCCCGGCCTGATCGACGTACTCACCTCGACCCCCAAGGTCGTGCCGTACTTCGACCTGTCCTTCCAGCACTCGGCCCCCGACGTGCTGCGCTCCATGCGCCGCTTCGGTGACACCGACCGCTTCCTGGAGCTGCTGGACACCATCCGCTCCAAGGCCCCGACGGCCGGCGTCCGCTCCAACTTCATCGTCGGCTTCCCCGGCGAGAAGGAGTCGGACTTCGCAGAGCTGGAGCGTTTCCTCACCCACGCGCGCCTCGACGCCATCGGCGTCTTCGGCTACTCCGACGAGGACGGCACCGAGGCCGTCACCTACGAGAACAAGCTGGACGAGGACACCATCGCCGAGCGGCTCGCACACATGCAGCGGCTCGCCGAGGAGCTCACCTCGCAGCGTGCCGAGGAGCGCATCGGGGAGACCCTGGAAGTGCTCGTCGAGACCGTGGAAGCGGTTGACGAGGACGGCGAGGGCGCCTACGGGCGCGCCGCGCACCAGGCGCCCGAAACGGACGGCCAGGTGGTCTTCACGGACAGCACGGGCCTGGTCCCGGGGCGTATCGTCACGGCAAAGGTGGTCGGCACCCTCGGTGTGGACCTGGTGGCCGAGCCGCTCGGCATGGATCTTGAGGAGGCGGCCGGATGA
- the pgsA gene encoding CDP-diacylglycerol--glycerol-3-phosphate 3-phosphatidyltransferase — protein sequence MTGVPASAAGGTGRRPVPGAKLGAAAVNQASLWNIANILTMIRLVLVPGFVFLLLTEGGYDPAWRAWAWAAFAVAMITDIFDGHLARTYNLVTDFGKIADPIADKAIMGSALICLSWLGDLPWWVTGVILGRELGITLLRFWVIRYGVIPASRGGKMKTLAQGTAVGMYVLALTGALATMRFWVMALAVVLTVVTGLDYIRQAVVLRRQGLAAERGAEQAAK from the coding sequence ATGACCGGAGTCCCGGCATCTGCGGCGGGCGGGACCGGCCGTCGGCCCGTACCCGGCGCGAAGCTGGGGGCCGCGGCGGTCAATCAGGCCAGCCTGTGGAACATCGCCAACATCCTGACGATGATCCGGCTCGTGCTGGTGCCGGGCTTCGTCTTCCTGCTGCTCACCGAGGGCGGCTACGACCCGGCCTGGCGGGCCTGGGCCTGGGCGGCGTTCGCCGTCGCCATGATCACGGACATCTTCGACGGGCATCTGGCCCGCACGTACAACCTGGTCACGGACTTCGGCAAGATCGCCGACCCCATCGCCGACAAGGCGATCATGGGGTCGGCGCTGATCTGTCTCTCCTGGCTCGGTGACCTCCCGTGGTGGGTGACCGGGGTGATCCTCGGCCGGGAGCTCGGGATCACGCTGCTCCGCTTCTGGGTCATCCGCTACGGCGTGATTCCGGCCAGCCGCGGCGGCAAGATGAAGACCCTGGCGCAGGGCACGGCCGTGGGCATGTACGTCCTCGCGCTCACCGGGGCGCTGGCGACCATGCGCTTCTGGGTGATGGCGCTCGCCGTCGTGCTGACCGTCGTCACCGGTTTGGACTACATCCGGCAGGCCGTCGTGCTGCGCCGCCAGGGTCTCGCCGCGGAGCGGGGCGCGGAGCAGGCCGCGAAGTGA
- a CDS encoding CinA family protein, with translation MAADALRLLAESDQTLAVAESLTGGMVAAELTAVPGASRSFRGSVTAYATEIKHLVLGVDAGLLEAEGAVNAQVAAEMAAGVRRVMGASWGIATTGVAGPEPQDGQPVGTVFVAVDGPGGRKTVRLRLKGSRAEIRRESARTVLRLLSDQLRGNARGQDTEQNGGI, from the coding sequence GTGGCTGCGGATGCGCTGCGGCTGCTCGCGGAGAGTGACCAGACCCTCGCCGTGGCGGAATCCCTGACCGGCGGCATGGTCGCCGCCGAGCTCACGGCCGTTCCCGGCGCCTCCCGGTCCTTCCGCGGCTCGGTCACTGCGTACGCGACGGAGATCAAGCACCTGGTCCTCGGGGTGGACGCGGGGCTGCTGGAGGCCGAAGGCGCGGTGAACGCGCAGGTCGCGGCCGAGATGGCGGCCGGCGTACGACGGGTGATGGGCGCTTCGTGGGGAATAGCGACCACCGGGGTGGCCGGTCCGGAGCCGCAGGACGGGCAGCCGGTGGGCACCGTTTTCGTCGCTGTGGACGGTCCGGGGGGCAGGAAAACGGTCCGTCTGAGGTTGAAAGGCTCCCGGGCGGAAATCCGTAGGGAGAGTGCACGCACAGTGCTCAGGCTTCTCTCGGACCAACTCCGCGGGAATGCGCGGGGGCAGGATACGGAACAGAACGGGGGGATTTGA
- a CDS encoding helix-turn-helix domain-containing protein, with product MILLRRLLGDVLRRQRQRQGRTLREVSSSARVSLGYLSEVERGQKEASSELLSAICDALDVRMSELMREVSDELSLAELAQSAAASEPVSVPVRPMLNSVSMASVTGGPERVTIKAPAEAVNVVAA from the coding sequence ATGATTCTGCTCCGTCGCCTGCTGGGTGACGTGCTGCGTCGGCAGCGCCAGCGCCAGGGCCGTACTCTGCGCGAAGTCTCCTCGTCGGCCCGAGTTTCTCTCGGCTATCTCTCCGAGGTGGAGCGGGGGCAGAAGGAGGCATCCTCCGAGCTGCTCTCCGCGATCTGCGACGCGTTGGACGTACGGATGTCCGAGCTGATGCGCGAAGTCAGTGACGAACTGTCGCTGGCCGAGCTGGCACAGTCGGCCGCGGCAAGCGAACCGGTGAGTGTGCCGGTCCGCCCGATGCTCAATTCGGTCTCCATGGCTTCGGTCACGGGTGGGCCGGAGCGGGTGACCATCAAGGCGCCTGCGGAAGCGGTGAATGTCGTAGCCGCGTGA
- a CDS encoding SDR family NAD(P)-dependent oxidoreductase has translation MPTPTAPYGLTGRTALITGAASGIGRATAVLLAEAGAHVHCADRDEQGLADTAALVAKAGGAATVHPLDVTDRAALRAAVTAAGPLDITAAIAGVMHTSSVLETSDEDLDRILDINFKGVLRTCQEAARSMIAAGRAGSIVTMASGAVDAAQPGLLCYSAAKAAVVQLTKTLATEAGPHGIRVNAVAPGWIRTPMTGRHSPEVQEQTEAAMVRMSPLRRVGEPEDIARAVLYLASDASSFMTGQILRPNGGVSMPW, from the coding sequence ATGCCCACACCCACAGCCCCGTACGGCCTCACCGGCCGCACCGCCCTGATCACCGGCGCGGCCAGCGGCATCGGCCGCGCCACCGCCGTCCTCCTCGCCGAGGCGGGCGCGCACGTGCACTGCGCGGACCGCGACGAGCAGGGACTCGCCGATACGGCCGCCCTCGTCGCCAAGGCCGGCGGCGCCGCGACCGTACACCCCCTCGACGTCACCGACCGGGCCGCGCTCCGTGCCGCCGTCACCGCGGCCGGCCCGCTGGACATCACGGCCGCCATCGCCGGGGTCATGCACACGAGCAGCGTCCTGGAGACGTCCGACGAGGACCTCGACCGGATCCTGGACATCAACTTCAAGGGGGTGCTGCGCACCTGCCAGGAAGCCGCCCGCTCCATGATCGCTGCAGGCCGTGCCGGTTCGATCGTCACCATGGCTTCGGGGGCCGTGGACGCCGCCCAGCCCGGCCTGCTCTGCTACAGCGCCGCCAAGGCCGCCGTCGTCCAGCTCACCAAGACCCTCGCCACCGAGGCGGGCCCGCACGGCATACGCGTCAACGCCGTCGCCCCGGGCTGGATCCGCACCCCGATGACCGGCCGCCACAGCCCCGAGGTCCAGGAACAGACCGAGGCGGCCATGGTCCGCATGTCCCCGCTGCGCCGGGTCGGCGAGCCCGAGGACATCGCCCGGGCGGTGCTCTACCTCGCCTCGGACGCCTCGTCCTTCATGACGGGTCAGATCCTTCGCCCGAACGGTGGGGTGTCCATGCCCTGGTAG